Proteins found in one Vagococcus carniphilus genomic segment:
- a CDS encoding cation:proton antiporter, with translation MLMELLLALILIIVGTKFASHLCHRIGIPAVIGELLTGVILGPALLGWVAHTDTISIFAEVGVILLMFLAGLESDLEKLKKYLTPSVMVALFGIVFPMIFISGAAHLFDIPWKEAIFLGVIFSATSVSISVQVLKEYKRLDTAEGSVTLGAAVVDDIAVVLIVSIFSAVLSMDGNTSSMGVGFIWDLLGTKILFFIGLYLFANFILDPLLSLTKKIVAVEAETAFALALCFGFAILSEHVGMSDVIGAFFIGLLLSRQEGKHEIEHNISVISYSVFIPVFFVSIGLDIELSAFKEYAVIIIVFTLLATLTKLIGGYLGGRVTKLDRSQSLIIGAGMVSRGEMALIIVKMGENLGLINEGLYSAIVVAIILTTLFSPLLIKYAIEKGTPA, from the coding sequence ATGTTAATGGAATTATTACTCGCTTTAATCTTAATTATTGTTGGAACAAAGTTTGCCAGTCACCTGTGTCACAGAATCGGAATTCCTGCTGTTATCGGTGAATTATTAACTGGCGTTATTTTAGGACCTGCTCTTTTAGGATGGGTTGCACACACAGATACCATCTCTATTTTTGCAGAAGTTGGTGTTATCTTACTCATGTTTTTAGCTGGATTAGAAAGTGATTTAGAGAAACTAAAAAAATACCTCACACCTTCTGTTATGGTTGCCTTATTCGGGATTGTGTTTCCCATGATTTTTATCAGTGGAGCAGCCCATCTCTTTGATATTCCTTGGAAAGAAGCTATTTTTCTAGGAGTGATTTTTAGTGCCACATCAGTTAGTATCTCAGTTCAGGTGTTAAAAGAATACAAGCGTCTTGATACGGCTGAGGGTTCTGTCACTTTAGGAGCTGCAGTTGTTGATGACATTGCCGTTGTTTTAATTGTTAGTATTTTTAGTGCTGTCTTAAGTATGGATGGCAATACGTCTTCCATGGGAGTTGGCTTTATTTGGGACCTTTTAGGAACTAAAATTCTCTTTTTCATTGGTCTTTATCTATTTGCTAATTTCATTTTAGATCCTCTCTTGTCTTTAACTAAAAAAATTGTAGCTGTTGAGGCTGAAACAGCTTTTGCTCTAGCTCTTTGTTTTGGCTTTGCCATCCTTTCTGAGCATGTAGGAATGAGTGATGTGATTGGTGCTTTCTTTATTGGTCTATTACTATCTCGTCAAGAAGGTAAACATGAAATAGAGCATAACATCTCTGTGATTAGCTACTCGGTCTTTATTCCTGTCTTCTTTGTCTCTATTGGCCTTGATATTGAATTGTCAGCCTTTAAAGAGTATGCAGTCATCATTATCGTCTTCACACTTTTAGCAACGCTAACAAAGCTTATTGGTGGTTATTTAGGTGGTCGTGTGACGAAACTAGATCGTAGTCAATCACTTATCATTGGTGCTGGGATGGTGTCTCGAGGAGAGATGGCCCTTATTATTGTAAAAATGGGAGAAAATCTTGGTTTAATTAATGAAGGACTTTACTCAGCTATAGTTGTAGCGATTATTTTAACTACTCTATTTTCACCATTATTAATTAAATATGCCATTGAAAAAGGAACTCCAGCTTAA